A stretch of DNA from Desertifilum tharense IPPAS B-1220:
TTTGTTAGGTGACTTTGACTATCCATCTGGGAACTGACCTGGTTTATATTCCCCGGATTCAAGCAACTTTAGACCGCTTTGGCGAGCGGTTTTTGCAACGAGTCTATACGTTGAGCGAACAACAAGACTATAAGCAACGGGTTTCTCAGCCAGAAACGGGTCTAGGTAAAACGCCGCGAAGCCGCGTGCTAGCGCGAACCAATCGCGCGGCGATTCACTACTTAGCAGGGCGTTGGGCAGCCAAAGAGGCTGTAGCGAAAGCACTAGGAACGGGCTTTGCAGGAGTGCGTTATACCGATATTGAAATTCAGCGCCTCGACTCCGGAGTTCCTCAAGTACAGCTTTCACCTACACTCTCAGCTCAAATTGCAGTTTGGGGTCGCTGCTGTTGGCAACTCAGCCTCAGTCATGACCAAGATTACTGTATTGCAGTTGCGATCGCTGTTTGTACGCCGTCCAAGGAGCAAACTTAGCCATGAGTCTTAACTGTAGCCCCGGTTCCGTCCGATCTCCGCTTACCCCAAGTTCGGCTTCTGCTGAATGCGTTCTTTCTACTTTTATTGAAATTGAATGTCCGGTGAAATTTACCTGAGCCATCCCACCTTTGGTTTGCTCTATCGAGTCTGCATTATCGAAGAAGGTCGGGAACTGTTTACCACCCTCTACGCCCAACGTCTATTTTTCTTAGTGATCTCTAGCCCAACAGGGATTAAATTTGAACCCACTAGCCGTACTGACGCTCGTATCTTAGTCGAAAATCGCTTGCGCTTGCTCCGTCGAGCCGGTCAATCGCACGATTACGATCAACTCATGGTCATTCACAAACGCACCTTTCAATGACCTCCCTCAACTTAACTGGCACCATTGCTGAACGCCTAGAGACCCTACGCGCAACTCTTCCTCCTCGCGTTAAACTCATTGCTGTCACCAAACAGGTTTCGGTTGCAGCCATGCGCGAAGCCTATCAAGCTGGGGTGCGAGACTTTGGTGAAAGCCGGATTCAAGAAGCCACGCAAAAACAAGCTGAGTTACAAGACCTACCCGATATTAACTGGCATCTCATCGGTCACTTACAAAGCAATAAAGCCAAATCGGCTCTCTTGCTCTTTCAATGGATTCATTCGGTGGATAGCCTGAAACTCGCTCAACGTCTCGACTCCCTAGCCGGAGAGCTATCCTGCCAGCCGCAGGTTTGTTTGCAAGTCAAAATTGCCAGCGATCCCAACAAATTCGGTTTTAGCGTTACCGAACTGATGGAGAGCTTGCCCGCGCTCAACGGCTGCCAGCATTTGCAAATTCGCGGATTGATGAGCATTCCGCCCTTGGGTTTGAGCGAAGCTGAAACTTTGAAATTTTTCGAGCGCACTGCTGAATTAGCGAGTAAGATCGAGCAGCAAAGTTGGTCGCACATTCATCTCCAACATCTTTCAATGGGAATGTCTGAAGATTATGGGCTAGCCATTCAAGCTGGATCGACCTTTATTCGCCTAGGTCGAGCCTTATTTGGCGAACGAACCTAACGGATTTGCTCTGCAAAATCAAAAAATTAGGGGTTGTATGAGCAGATTCGAGCAGTTGCCTATAAACTATTGATGACATTCGTTGTAATCTGTTGTGAGGTTGCGACCGTTTCCGAATAGATTGCACTCGATCGCAGGGGAGATCGAGGATCGATCGGTTGGCGCTCGTTCCTTGGGATAGCCCGCACATCAGTAAAGCACAGACAAGTTATGTCTAAAGCAGGAGGTTTTGTCAACGATGAATAATTTATTTTCCAAGCTACGAGACTTTGTCGGTATGAATGACCCTGTTTATGAATATGGTTATGACGAAGTAGAAGCCGACGAGTATCAAAACATCTACAGAGAAGAACATTCGCAGCCGATCCCTGAAGAAGAACCGCGCAGTCGCCGTCGCCTGCGGGATTCTGCGACATCGGATCGCTTTAGTCGCCCCGACATTAGCTCAGAATCAGGAGTAGGAACCTCTAGCATGAACAACGTGATTGGAATGCCCGGTGCTGTTAATGGCATGTCTGAAGTGGTGGTGATGGAGCCTCGCTCTTTTGAAGAAATGCCGCAAGCAATTCAAGCCTTAAGAGAGCGCAAGTCCGTGGTTCTCAATCTAACGATGATGGACCCAGATCAAGCCCAACGGGCTGTTGACTTTGTGGCTGGCGGTACCTATGCAATTGACGGCCATCAAGAACGGGTTGGAGAAAGCATTTTCTTATTTACACCAAGCTGCGTTCAGGTGAGAACTCAAAGCGGTTCGACTCAAGAAATGCCTCAACCGCAAGTGCGTCCGGTTCGCCCTGCAAATCCGGCTCCGGCTCCCGCGTGGACAGAAGAGTCCGCACGGATGGCTTAAGGATTGCCAATGGGGCGTTTGTTGATGGCTTCAGGTTGTCGTTGACACGGCGCGAGCCTGCGCCAATGTAAGCTGCTGAGAGGAAACTCTCACTCAGCTAGACATTCTGGAGCCTCCCAGCCTTGCCGCTGGGAAAACTGTCAGGAAGGACGACTCTGAACCGATGACCAAACTTGGGATTATTGGAGGCGGCGTGATGGGGGAAGCTCTCCTATCCCGTCTCCTAGCACGAGGAGTTTATCAGCCAACTGAGGTAAGGGTTAGCGAACCCAATGCCCAACGCCGCGAAGTTCTGGCTGCTCAGTATGGGGTGCAGGTGACGGCGGAAAATCGCGAAGCGGCTGCCGCTCCGGTGTTGTTGTTGGCGATTAAGCCGCAAATTTTTGCCGCCGTCACTTCAGAATTGGCGGATGGCTCTATGTCTTTAATTGTGTCAATTCTAGCGGGCGTGCCTCTCAACAAATTAGAGGAGGCTTTTCCGGGGAAAGCGGCGATCCGAGCGATGCCGAATACGCCTGCAACTGTGGGACAGGGGATGACGGCGATCGCAGCGAATGCCCAAACCTCCCCCGAACAACTTGCCCAAGCCAAGGCGATTTTTCAAGCGGTGGGCGAAGTGGTCGAAGTCCCCGAATACCAGATGGATGCAGTCACTGGATTGTCAGGTTCGGGGCCTGGATATATTGCAATTTTAATCGAAGCCTTGACAGATGGCGGCGTTTATGCTGGCTTGCCGAGAGCGATCGCTGCTCAACTGGCCTTGCAAACCGTCTTAGGCACCGCCCAACTGATCCGCGAAACAGGTTGGCATCCAGCCGAATTAAAGGATCGCGTCACCAGTCCAGGCGGCACCACGATCGCCGGGATCGCTCAATTAGAGCGTTCTGGCTTCCGTTCGGCATTAATAGAAGCCGTCAAAGCCGCCGAAGGGCGATCGCGAGAGTTAGGTTCTTAGGAGTTCCGAGTTCCGAGTTCCGAGTGAGTAGAGGGTGGGGAGATGGGGAGATGGGGAGATGGGGGGATGGGGGGAAAGAGTGCTGAGTTAATAGTTACCAAGTTTTCCGATCTCTTCTTCTCCAACTCCTAACTTCCAACCCCCAACTCCTAATTCTCTTCTTCCCCCAACTCCTAATTCTCTTCTTCCCCCAACTCCCAACTCCCAACTCCTAATTCTCTTCTTCCCCCAACCCCTAACTCCCAACTCCTAATTCCCTTTCTTCCCCCAACCCCTAACTCCCAACTCCTAATTCCCTTTCTTCCCCCAACCCCTAACTCCCAACTCCTAATTCCCTTTCTTCCCCAACTCCTAACTCCCAATTCCCAATTCCCTTCTTTCCCTATGCGCTACCTTCAGTTTGCTCAGTTCAGTAACGGGATGCTCCTGGGGATTGGGGTTATTTTATTATGGGTTGTGGTGTTTCTCTTGCGATGGGTGATTCCCAGTTTCTTTATGGTGCAAGCGCAGTTGTTGACCGATCCGTTCCTGCAATTCCCCACCGAAGATTCTGTGCGGGTGGTTTGGTTTACTGAGTTTGCAGGGTCTCAGCACGCCTTGCAATATGGGGAAAGGTTGCAACAAACGGCGATCGCCACTACAACTCAACTTAGCCGAGTCCGCGAGGATGGAAAATCTCGCGTGGGTCAACAAACCGAAGATGGGCAAATTTACCAGCAACCGGTCAAACGAGAAATTTGGAGACACGAAGCGATCGCCACTGGGTTAACGCCGGGACAGCGCCTTCCCTACCGCGTCACCAGCATCGGAGAAACCGGAGAAAGTATCAGCAGCCAAACCTTTACGCTTGCCCCTTTACCGCCCCCAGGAACCCCTTTAAAGATTCTCTTGACCTCCGATCATCAATTAATGCCAATGACGCCTGCAAACCTGCAAAAGGTAGCAGAAACCGTGGGAAGAGTCGATGCCATTTTTTTTGCTGGGGATCTGGTTAACCATCCCGATCGCGCTTCTGAGTGGTTTGATGATAATCGAGGTTTAGCCTTTTTCCCCGCTTTACAGGGGCGGACGCGAGCTACGCTAACTAAAGGTGGGATTCGTGCAACCTATACGGGCGGATCGTTAATTCAACATGCCCCCTTATTTCCGGCGGTCGGAAATCATGAAATTATGGGGCGGTTTTCGACGGAAACGGGCATTAATGACCAGTTTAACGATGCTTATCCTCGCGAGGCGGCTAAACAGCTTTATCCCCTAGCCGATCTGGAGGAGATTAAAGATCGTTCCTTTAATATTGATACGTACTCAGAAATTTTTTCTTTACCCGAACGTTCCGGTCAGAAACAACCGTACTATGCTGTTACTTTTGGCGATATCCGTTTAATTGTTCTCTACGTAACCAACATTTGGCGATCGCCCGATCTCTCTCCCGGAACGAGGGGACGCTATCAAGAACGCGAACAAGACCTGGAAAACCCAGAAAAATGGGGTTATGGCCAGCATATCTTTGAACCCATCCAACAGGGTAGCCCGCAATATCAGTGGCTAACCCAAGAGTTACAGCGACCGGAGTTTCAGCAAGCCAAGTATAAAATAGTCATGTTTCACCATCCGCCTCATACCCTCGGTGATAACATCGTCCCGGCCTATACCGATCCGGTGCAGATAAAAGAACGCGATGCCACTGGGGAAATTACGCAAATTCGCTACGAATATCCCAAAGAAGCCGACTATATTATTCGCGATCTCGTACCTTTACTGGAACGCGCAGGCGTTCAGTTCGTCTTATATGGTCATTCCCACTTATGGAATCGGTTCATGAGTCCTCAAGGAATGCACTTTTTGGAAACCTCAAATGTTGGAAATACTTACGGCGCAGCCTGGAACGAGCAAAAACGCCCGGTTCCAAGCGGGTACCGAGAGGAATATGTGGCGGTTGGCGATCCTAATGGCTTAATGCCGATCGTACCGACTCTCTCTCCTCTGAGAGATTCAAACGGAGAACCCTTACCTTATATTGCGAGTAACGAGATTACGGCGTTCAGTATTTTGGACACGGTAACGGGCATTGTGAGCAGTTACTATTTTGATACAAAACGACCGAACTCCATGCCCATTGCGTTTGATGAGTTTGCGATCGCGCCTTAGAAGTCTTGCCTAGAAAGGCTTTGACCTCTCATTCTCCGGGTAGAGATCGATGGATGAACGCGAATACACCTCTAGGTGGATTCATTAAACTCAAAAATAATTAAAATTTCTTGAAGTACCTCTTCATAAACCCTTCATAGGGTGCAAGCCATGCTTTACAATATCCGAGAAATTGTCAACCAAGCTCTTCACACCGGCTATCTAACCTTAGAAGCTGAAGAACAACTGCGATTTTTGCTCAGAAGCAAGTACAGTTGG
This window harbors:
- a CDS encoding metallophosphoesterase family protein; translated protein: MRYLQFAQFSNGMLLGIGVILLWVVVFLLRWVIPSFFMVQAQLLTDPFLQFPTEDSVRVVWFTEFAGSQHALQYGERLQQTAIATTTQLSRVREDGKSRVGQQTEDGQIYQQPVKREIWRHEAIATGLTPGQRLPYRVTSIGETGESISSQTFTLAPLPPPGTPLKILLTSDHQLMPMTPANLQKVAETVGRVDAIFFAGDLVNHPDRASEWFDDNRGLAFFPALQGRTRATLTKGGIRATYTGGSLIQHAPLFPAVGNHEIMGRFSTETGINDQFNDAYPREAAKQLYPLADLEEIKDRSFNIDTYSEIFSLPERSGQKQPYYAVTFGDIRLIVLYVTNIWRSPDLSPGTRGRYQEREQDLENPEKWGYGQHIFEPIQQGSPQYQWLTQELQRPEFQQAKYKIVMFHHPPHTLGDNIVPAYTDPVQIKERDATGEITQIRYEYPKEADYIIRDLVPLLERAGVQFVLYGHSHLWNRFMSPQGMHFLETSNVGNTYGAAWNEQKRPVPSGYREEYVAVGDPNGLMPIVPTLSPLRDSNGEPLPYIASNEITAFSILDTVTGIVSSYYFDTKRPNSMPIAFDEFAIAP
- the proC gene encoding pyrroline-5-carboxylate reductase, with amino-acid sequence MTKLGIIGGGVMGEALLSRLLARGVYQPTEVRVSEPNAQRREVLAAQYGVQVTAENREAAAAPVLLLAIKPQIFAAVTSELADGSMSLIVSILAGVPLNKLEEAFPGKAAIRAMPNTPATVGQGMTAIAANAQTSPEQLAQAKAIFQAVGEVVEVPEYQMDAVTGLSGSGPGYIAILIEALTDGGVYAGLPRAIAAQLALQTVLGTAQLIRETGWHPAELKDRVTSPGGTTIAGIAQLERSGFRSALIEAVKAAEGRSRELGS
- the pipX gene encoding transcriptional coactivator PipX, encoding MSGEIYLSHPTFGLLYRVCIIEEGRELFTTLYAQRLFFLVISSPTGIKFEPTSRTDARILVENRLRLLRRAGQSHDYDQLMVIHKRTFQ
- a CDS encoding cell division protein SepF, with amino-acid sequence MNNLFSKLRDFVGMNDPVYEYGYDEVEADEYQNIYREEHSQPIPEEEPRSRRRLRDSATSDRFSRPDISSESGVGTSSMNNVIGMPGAVNGMSEVVVMEPRSFEEMPQAIQALRERKSVVLNLTMMDPDQAQRAVDFVAGGTYAIDGHQERVGESIFLFTPSCVQVRTQSGSTQEMPQPQVRPVRPANPAPAPAWTEESARMA
- a CDS encoding YggS family pyridoxal phosphate-dependent enzyme codes for the protein MTSLNLTGTIAERLETLRATLPPRVKLIAVTKQVSVAAMREAYQAGVRDFGESRIQEATQKQAELQDLPDINWHLIGHLQSNKAKSALLLFQWIHSVDSLKLAQRLDSLAGELSCQPQVCLQVKIASDPNKFGFSVTELMESLPALNGCQHLQIRGLMSIPPLGLSEAETLKFFERTAELASKIEQQSWSHIHLQHLSMGMSEDYGLAIQAGSTFIRLGRALFGERT
- a CDS encoding holo-ACP synthase, with the protein product MTLTIHLGTDLVYIPRIQATLDRFGERFLQRVYTLSEQQDYKQRVSQPETGLGKTPRSRVLARTNRAAIHYLAGRWAAKEAVAKALGTGFAGVRYTDIEIQRLDSGVPQVQLSPTLSAQIAVWGRCCWQLSLSHDQDYCIAVAIAVCTPSKEQT